The genomic stretch CCACATCTGAGGTGACATTAACATCTAATTCATCAACCCCAACTAACACCTTCTCTCTTGCTTTAGAACATTCAACTCTAGCTTCTTTATTTTCCCTCTGGCCCTCAACACCTAATCCAGCGTCTACTCCCTTTAATATTGAGTCACCCTCTTTCTCTtgattattaatgaaataatcaaAAATATTCAAACCAAGGTCAAACTCATTCAAACCAAAATCAGTATCACTCAAACCTGCTTCACTAACCTCAGAATCACTGAACTCAGCCTCATCATTGTCATCACCCTCATTTGCTTTGTTTTGAGACACCTTCTTCTTACCTTTTtttaaaattcaatttttttcCCTTCCCTTTAACAGTTCTTTTTTAGGAGCTACCTCCTCCTTTCTGCTTTCACTAACCTTTGCCTTCCCTTTTATGTCACCCTTCTTCACCTTCAGCTTCTCCTTCCTGCTTTCACTAACCTTAGCCTTCCCCTTACCTTTTTCAGTCACAACAACAgacccatcactacactcttcaATATTAACATGTTATGCTCTTTCTCTTATAACAATCCCAGGTAGAACACCAAATCCCATATTCCTTCTCAAAGGCAACTTCTCCCTTTTAGTTGGGACATCAATAATTTGGAGATCTGTGGAAGAGATTTGTTTTTCAGAGTTTTGTGTGCTAAAGTTTTTTGTGATAGTTTTCTTCAGTCTAGGGCTTTTTCTTTAGAATAAGgcagaaaatttattttgggttgGTAACTTTTGTCTTAGTGCTTTGAATTGTAAAGAATCATTAAGGCTATTGTGGGCCCCCACCAACTGTTTTTTTTCCTGATAAAGTATTGATTCCCTCTTCAGAATCTTTTTCCAAATGGTCAACATTCACACTCACACTTTCTGTCCTTTGTACAACACATGAAGCATTAGATGCTTTCCTTGATAGAGTAATCCACACACTCACTGTATTGGTTTTCTTGCACACAGTCTTCAAAATATTGATAAGATCAAAAGTGGATGCCAACAACCCCTTTCCACGTGCATCACAAATACTCCTCATTGGCCTTCTATACCAAATTTCAAAGTCATCCCTTCTAGTTAAGCGACTAGCCAATTTCAAAGTCCTCCCTTCTAGTTAAGCGACTAGCCAATTTCTTAAGAACACTTTTAGCTAGCTGAGACTCAAACCAATTTAGTTAAAAGTTACAACAACGAACTTAGCAGACAATGGTGTCATGATCGAGCAATACGAGACTATCAGTAAACGTAGCGAACTTATTAGCAGAAGATACAACATAATAAAGACCGAACTCAACAAATTGTTTCTTCATAACATCATAGAAGACCGACACCTCGTCACTTTTCCTAGTAAACCCAAATAGCTTACCATCTCTGTCTAAGTACTCAAGTCCACGTATAAGATGATGATCATCCACCTTAATATTCAATATCATACACCAACACTCTTCttttgagaaaagatcattatcattaataaaaagtcatacgacatctacaacatatgtcaagctcaatcggatacaaatcgattacaaccatagaaaataaattcttgttcaaagaatgaaacactgcaacagagtctctatcatcgattcgccgcaaaaggctttcatccataagagggtctctgaatcttccttgacgagtatccatttcttctgacgtgattgattgtagccatAAATCGGGcaaaatatgtaaaaccatataacgatctataacaacgctGATCTTCTGTTGACTTATTAGAAAACTGCAAACGAACCAGAAAAAGAAAGCTCTCAAACTGAAAGAAGGACATCACCGATAGACGGGGACAGAGCCCTCAGAAAGAGAGACGGAACAAAAACgaaagcggaaattaaacaaaaacataaaggaaacaaagcggaacacaagaaaaaaaaaacggaagccaccgcctccctaccaacccacaacaccGCCAGATCCAAGCACCACCCTGCCACACCACCTCAACAAACTCGTCCGATAAGACCCGAACATCCCACATACACCACGCAGACCGAGAGGAAGAGGGACCCATTTATCCGAACCGGgtgtgggtaagaaaggggaggaGGGTTAATCGGAAGAGAGGAGACGGGTCGCCGGAGAAAGGTCTTGAGAGACCCCATCCCCGGCGACATGGTAGGGGGTTGATGGGTGGCGGTGGGAGGAAGGAGGAGAACGGCGGCAACAAAGGGgggggatttagggttttgtttcTTGGAGAGAAGGGGGAGAGAAAATTAGAGAGAGATTTAGGGTTTTTACACCAACACTCTTCTTGTTTAACCCAAATTTGACAATTCACAGACCCAACGCATTGAAAGAACTCGCAATGCAACAATGATAAGCTAGTTGCTACTAGCTTACCTTTGTCACATAAGATTTTCAAGCTAGAATATTTTTAAGCTACAAACTACTACAATGGTAAGCTACTAGCTTAGTGTTGTGGCTTAAATGCACCATATGTCAACTACCTTCCACAACACTCTTTTAATTAATACATTTACTTATTTTACctagaaaataaaaattaaaaatatttaagtgttgttttaattggtagattttttcttgtatgcccatttgagctactagctccatggagctactagCTCAATTTAAGCTAGTACATGTAAAGtgctccaatggttaagcaagtagcttgaaaacttttttatttgcaagcaagtctttttgcttaaccattggagatgctctgaTGTTATCCATTTCGTGTTTCTTCAAATTATCGGTCTCAATTAGGATCGTTATATGAATCACGAATGTATCTAATTACTCCGTAGGATAAATAAGATCATAGTCCGCTCCCGGTGATAAATAGAACTAACACATAGTGAAGTTTACAAAGAGCCAACACCAGAAGCGTTGGCTTATCTCGACTTATCCTGACAAGAAATCAGATTATTGAAAAAGAACGACAAAATACTTAAATAAATAGCGAAAAACAATATTCAAAATAAATTAAATGAAGAGCATAACAATAACCTCAAATAAGAAGAACATACAACATTCTACCATTCTCAGGAACTGATCATCTTCATTATCGGTTAAAACAACAAACAAATGCTCTAGAAGCGACCTCGCTTGGCAGGTCTAAAAGAAGCGATATAATCAATACCTTTATTTGCGTATTAGCTAAGGGAATTGACACCTACATCTTTAGTTAAACAATTTTTTGGGTTGTTTTGAGATGAACCTTTCAAGTTCATCAGCAGCAAGATCGTCAATCTATCTCTTGGTCGAGCAATTCAAGACTCTCCGAATAAGCCCTGAACTTGGTAGATTCATTAAAAAAGAGAGGGAGTTTCGTAATTTGGCGAGTCTTAGGATCATAGGACACTAGCTGTCCAGTGCCTTCCTTGGCGAACCCAATCAATTCCAATCATCGACGGACCTTTATGCAAATAATGTATGGCAAACAACGCAAATTAAACTAACATCTACGTGTAGCATAAAGTAGTCTTAGTTCATCAGCAGTGAGATCGTCGATCTTCTGGTCGAGCAATGCAAGACTCTCCGAGTAAGCGCTAAACTTGGTAGATTCGCTTACTCGAAAACCAAGTTTCGTAATTTGCCTAGTCTTAGGATCGTAGGACACAAGTTGTCCATTGTTTTCCTTATCCATCCCGATCAATACCTCGTTCGCTCCCAAGTATTCTATCGGACACATATGACAATAGTCATGAAGATTAATGACACGCAAGATTTTGCACCACGAACCCTCAACATTGTCGTCTCGTTTCACCCAGATATTACATTGAGCTAAAAATTCCATATTCCGGACTCTATAATCGCAATGGGACACTGATAGCCTACCTCGGTACTCAAATATACCGAAATTACGTGAGCCAGTCTTTACGATTTCTTTAGGAAGTTCCATCTTTGCAAATCTTTCTTCCGCGACATCAAATAATAGCAAGCATTCGACAAGAGAAGGACCGATTCCCGTGTTTTTACTAAGAAGCGGCCAATGAATAACTCCTCTATGAAAACATTGTGAAGTGGAGACATTATTGATGATCAAGTTAGCGGAAATTGTCCTCCATGTTCGTTCCTGAACCGAGTAAACCTCTACCAATGGCTTGTTTGTATCCGAATAACTAATTTTGACTACCCGATGATCATTCCTAAGACAATCATAGCCGAACCCTACAACAGAAAGGGCCGTCGTAAAATTGGACTCAGGAAGTTTAACAGATTTCTGAATTAAAGGATTCCATATCAAGATACGGTCTCTCGGGCGAAGATGACTACTATCAGAGACGCACAACAAACCATTAACGGACCCAACAAAATAAAAGCAAGACGGAAGAGTTTGAGGTACAATAAAAGGGCAAATTGAGGTGTGAAGTCTATTCCCTTGTTTCATCATATCAAAATCACGAAAGAGACTGATTTGTTCAAAATCTGTACTGCCGAATTTTGAACTTTCGGCAATATGTTTGTACAGAATTAATGAATTGGTTTCATTTTGGGTGTAATGCTTAAAGTGTGCGGCCATAAAAGAAGAGGAAATAATTAGAGAATGCCATGATTTGCATACGCAACGACATTTACCTAAGGTTTTTACGGGAAATTTCTTGAAGATTTCGAACCATATGTCTTCAGAGATACATGGATTTACGTCCGACATTTTATTTGTGCTTCGTACTGATGATGAACTTATTTGACactgaaaaacaaaatatatgagAAATTATTTAAACTGGCTGTTGGAAAAAACCTAAACTGGCCGGCCGTATATCACTCTCTCTATAATGGGAATTATTGGAAAGATTTTGAGAAGCCCGTCTTATACTATGAAAAGCCCTCGCAAATTATTGAAAAGCCCATCTTATATTATGAGACGTCTTTGCAGGTGTCAACTAGCTTAGTAGATAAGGTTACTAGTGTTGATCCCGTACGAATGTACGATATTTTAGACCGTCATGTATAGAATAAGTAAATTCTTTCACTTTAAATCGAGTTATTCGGTTCACTTTAAATCGGGTCACTAGGCAAACGAGTCATTCAATTCAGTTTCAGATCAGGTGGAATCGGTTCGATTTAAATTAGGTTGACCTTATTTCGACCAGGTTCGTTTCGGTAGCAACTTCAATCGGTTTGTGCTCTTTCGAGCCGGTTACGATTCAAGTCGGTTAtgtttcagttcagttcagttgagTTTCGGGTCATAATTTTCTTGAGTTTCATGTCAAAAAATTAGCTTATATATACCTTATATTTTTCAATTTGAATGTTACAATTCATAATACTATTAATAAATCAAAATCAATGAAAAAAATACCTAATTATGAGATTATTTATGAGAAAATAGATGTTTCTCATTCAGGTCAATCAGTTCTATTCTTATCAGTTCAGATATAGTTAAGTCCGGGTATTTTCAATTATTATTGAGTTCGATTCAGTTTCGGTTCGATTCGGATTGAGTCGGGTTTCAGGTACTCTTATAATTAATCATATCGGGTGTTCGGTCGGTTACAAATTCAGATATTTTGGAACGATTTTTTGGGTTCATTTTTATTTTGACAGGTCTACTCGTACCTATTTAATACTAA from Silene latifolia isolate original U9 population chromosome 2, ASM4854445v1, whole genome shotgun sequence encodes the following:
- the LOC141627311 gene encoding F-box/kelch-repeat protein At3g06240-like, giving the protein MSDVNPCISEDIWFEIFKKFPVKTLGKCRCVCKSWHSLIISSSFMAAHFKHYTQNETNSLILYKHIAESSKFGSTDFEQISLFRDFDMMKQGNRLHTSICPFIVPQTLPSCFYFVGSVNGLLCVSDSSHLRPRDRILIWNPLIQKSVKLPESNFTTALSVVGFGYDCLRNDHRVVKISYSDTNKPLVEVYSVQERTWRTISANLIINNVSTSQCFHRGVIHWPLLSKNTGIGPSLVECLLLFDVAEERFAKMELPKEIVKTGSRNFGIFEYRGRLSVSHCDYRVRNMEFLAQCNIWVKRDDNVEGSWCKILRVINLHDYCHMCPIEYLGANEVLIGMDKENNGQLVSYDPKTRQITKLGFRVSESTKFSAYSESLALLDQKIDDLTADELRLLYATRRC